The Bicyclus anynana chromosome Z, ilBicAnyn1.1, whole genome shotgun sequence genome window below encodes:
- the LOC112055624 gene encoding uncharacterized protein LOC112055624 isoform X2: MDIQSWWEVPSIAYFCSLFRTAFNLLDFDIEELEEALLTDGTEESASSLLTELIVRLLNGCLGNNDISAFNYQMYLRRLFRQKCQDSGRFNPFNTDIDFQFLPLRTKVEILYALCDFRLDAEDVFDLFKNLEAESLRVEPLGWDDNASAYWYFYGTRLYREDIIKKKGKSRKKKRESRKRGWFYGDDWLDDEEPERVWQVVCFTEDDWNHLTEKFSKASSKVEKELHRSLSQNFLPEIPRLFQEKERLQRKRLLELAPRRTSSRVLQKIKQKEEESKQSSYDSKDEDSKESPNMARENRARRRNQIRSKSSSSDSSDSSETRQEVPQKIKRTKAKARRLRNSSSSHKNEPPPEPIVKSGRKTNNSLSAATGQIVIPDNDEPVNSTRKKLKTSQIFSQTEEDVQTDMYKVLEQLIAHEDAWPFVDPVEEEYAPNYYAVIRRPMDLRKMEQRLDNRYYTDFSMFKDDFKLIVNNCRLYNGQDNEYTTMVDNLQAAFDRLTEKYIDRLSSSDEEIAVEYQLPTPSRKHKLKSSESPERHKPKKRKSNSDAGDMKSSSSEKKEEDAEEIKEKHNRDENSTKKSKESHKSRHDKSKKKRKGHKRHGKHSKNHKKNSHKSHHESKRRSRKHGKNKDKEGKKSKQKKKKNKHHNIEPVEILKRSESQESLESSNRSRSASPLPSIHTLSPTPSPTELDKPKEDQPTNIDFFKDKFDNIKERRRHAGRTAWESLFDFKQKADEQKHNIGVPEKEKNQKLRETIEKLKAKNEKYKGTSLFNTLFTPGGSENGSRSKDFKGSSKDEETEFSEDNTNDSLKEKPVVKKGKKSSAKNASASEALEQAVKDISKWLDDAPKTSVINSPCDSPAQTISTEDHDNSRLDDESSLGEKPTNSRKEICRKRPSSREPKIVKRREIQRTIERLQPGKSKGNLLTNKNIEKAEEVACGGDNISDSKKEGSSPKLSLGSVLATVEFTLGNDHTFNDEPAKIELPKQTSLTVKLIEVKSTETQVENKPEEAIAVPTKKDAEVETDPSITIEPSQEKATPNLSAWFKAFGAPKPTSTLTNVKKKVEGTQTEEKVPDKAKPDSEPKPMVTKNTTAKVDSPNDLNSPIPDGGDSPIPSVTATSRQRRTSTGSSISERSSFSQDLDSPRHQMSHTSPLLRSPASPRTDDFQKITYPIINGTVRAGFYHDTTSVRSSPEKSCSPRDAPQSPYSPYSPHVYATNNAGSATPIYFVDHNKSPLPTYGQNAPPYYDTSKAPLVSKPPKVHEDYTSLSPDSFQQNHFNGPFSPSPSPYPPVQTNYSQPQISPQPSMSTSEPVNSVQVLSDLKTSVFPVKKRTYNEPENPTPPKALPEKETIRSSPAKNDYPKSSSLHPHQSMTSTSVDDIALALSEKSEALKLNTFREKPNAHDYNERHTSEHRDNVSYDNNAHSDKKEIHHIDLTKSSSTTKKDNIDMVNMGYMNVEDRRNNIESTEVEFVSRELKSNMAPQHKGFDIEAIAINLGISNQQLPKLLNKSLPGPNMTPAHTHERPHNEVTTNQNIPHAHHNQYDSLPPAGQPMNTFSLNDIEMANKKLYAANSNNSSSSALDYGNWKMNQMRKPELPSDYSANSYATNNDDKLKTPDSLPSNPINYNKNVQQFSNYNYVPRSSTQRTQEAQQNLPAKLRIPNPRGHLKADAMNPTTSVGDSDTYSKSMDAYAKSQKSEKLAQNHTIGSAIPYKTPYTTHSSLPIETLRNLSNIPQMLEQYSNDERYLSNFASNSTSLYYDKPFMYNKNKANEAYYPGNSIYSQATISNLSIDNNRLKSTAQLIAEQMDIDARKFRESTSQIMAANYVVAAVARQHRNNEAAEKMAKTHQNPASHQSTSSFPFIGHSQVRASYPFVGVEPSSPLYQQYLQRYQEELQRQTGAQIMGLYPSAYSSPLGVRQPYDSINRPSWL; this comes from the exons ATGg ACATTCAGTCATGGTGGGAAGTGCCCAGCATTGCATACTTTTGTTCCCTCTTCAGAACTGCCTTCAATCTTCTGGATTTTGACATCGAA GAATTAGAGGAGGCTCTACTGACAGATGGCACCGAGGAGTCAGCAAGCTCGCTCTTGACAGAACTTATAGTGCGACTCTTAAACGGTTGCTTAGGAAACAATGATATCTCAGCTTTTAATTATCAG ATGTATCTGAGGCGACTGTTTAGGCAAAAATGTCAAGATTCAGGAAGATTCAATCCATTCAATACTGACATAGATTTTCAGTTCCTCCCCCTCAGAACTAAAGTGGAGATTTTGTATGCATTATGTGATTTTCGTCTTGACGCTGAAgatgtttttgatttatttaagaaTCTTGAAGCAGAAAGTTTAAGAGTGGAACCGTTGGG ATGGGACGATAATGCATCAGCGTACTGGTACTTCTATGGAACAAGATTATATCGAgaggatattataaaaaagaaagggaAAAGTAGAAAGAAAAAGAGAGAGAGCAGAAAACGTGGGTGGTTTTATGGTGATGATTGGCTTGATGACGAAGAGCCAGAGAGAGTGTGGCAGGTTGTCTGCTTCACTGAAGACGATTGGAACCACTTGACAGAGAAGTTCAGCAAAGCATCCAGCAAAGTTGAAAAGGAGTTGCACCGTTCCCTGTCACAAAACTTTCTGCCGGAAATACCAAGACTATTTCAAGAGAAGGAACGTTTACAACGCAAAAg GTTACTAGAGTTAGCACCGCGCCGCACGTCGAGCCGTGTGCTGCAGAAGATCAAGCAGAAGGAAGAGGAGTCAAAACAGAGTTCATATGACTCCAAGGACGAAGACAGTAAGGAGAGTCCAAACATGGCACGAGAGAACAGAGCTAGGCGACGGAATCAAATAAG atcaaaatcatcatcatcagattcTTCAGATAGTTCAGAGACTAGACAAGAAGTGCCACAGAAAATAAAGCGCACTAAAGCAAAAGCCAGGCGATTAAGAAACTCTTCATCTAGTCACAAGAATGAACCCCCACCAGAACCTATTGTGAAGTCTGGTAGGAAGACTAATAACTCTCTGTCTGCCGCCACAGGACAAATAGTTATACCGGACAATGACGAACCAGTTAACAGCACACGGAAAAAACTCAAAACGTCACAAAT TTTCAGTCAAACTGAAGAAGATGTACAAACAGATATGTACAAAGTGCTAGAACAGCTTATTGCACACGAAGACGCCTGGCCGTTCGTGGATCCTGTGGAGGAAGAATATGCGCCAAATTACTATGCCGTCATTAGGCGGCCCATGGACCTACGTAAAATGGAACAACGGCTAGATAATAGATACTATACAGATTTCTCCATGTTCAAAGATGATTTTAAACTGATTGTTAACAATTGCCGACTGTACAATGGCCAGGATAATG AATACACTACAATGGTAGATAACCTACAGGCCGCATTTGATCGCCTTACGGAAAAATATATTGATCGGCTTTCATCATCTGATGAAGAAATAGCTGTGGAATATCAACTACCCACACCTTCCAGGAAACATAAGTTGAAAAGCAGCGAATCTCCTGAAAGGCACAAGCCCAAAAAAAGGAAATCTAATTCAGATGCAG GAGATATGAAATCTAGTTCCTCAGAAAAGAAAGAGGAGGATgcagaagaaataaaagaaaaacacaaTCGAGATGAAAACAGCAccaaaaaaagcaaagaatcTCATAAAAGTAGACATGACAAAAGTAAGAAAAAACGAAAAGGACATAAACGTCACGGCAAACATTCCAAAAATCACAAGAAAAATTCTCATAAGTCTCATCACGAATCAAAGAGGCGTAGCAGAAAACACGGGAAGAACAAAGATAAAGAAGGAAAAAAATCcaaacaaaagaagaagaaaaataaacacCATAACATTGAACCAGTTGAGATCTTAAAAAGGAGTGAATCGCAAGAGTCGTTAGAGAGTTCTAACAGAAGCAGAAGTGCAAGTCCTCTACCCTCCATACACACATTATCACCCACACCCTCGCCCACTGAACTTGATAAACCCAAAGAAGATCAACCAACTAATATTGATTTCTTTAAAGATAAATTTGACAACATTAAAGAAAGGAGACGTCACGCTGGAAGGACAGCCTGGGAATCTTTATTTGATTTCAAACAAAAAGCAGATgaacaaaaacataatattgGTGTCCCAGAGAAAGAGAAAAACCAGAAATTGCGAGAAACTATTGAAAAGCTTAAGGCTAAAAATGAAAAGTACAAAGGCACCTCACTTTTTAATACCCTTTTTACACCTGGAGGATCTGAAAATGGGTCACGTTCTAAGGATTTCAAAGGTTCAAGTAAAGACGAAGAAACTGAGTTTTCTGAAGATAATACTAATGATAGTTTAAAGGAAAAACCTGTtgtaaaaaaaggtaaaaagagTTCCGCTAAAAACGCATCAGCTTCTGAGGCTTTAGAACAAGCTGTTAAAGATATAAGCAAGTGGCTGGATGATGCCCCAAAAACTTCAGTAATAAATTCTCCTTGTGATAGTCCTGCTCAAACAATCTCGACTGAGGACCATGATAACAGTCGCTTAGATGATGAATCATCACTAGGAGAGAAGCCAACTAATTCTAGAAAAGAGATATGTCGAAAGCGACCTTCTTCGCGTGAACCAAAAATAGTCAAAAGAAGAGAAATTCAAAGAACTATTGAAAGATTGCAACCTGGGAAAAGTAAGGGTAAtctcttaacaaataaaaatatagaaaaggCAGAAGAGGTTGCATGTGGAGGAGATAATATTAGTGATTCTAAAAAAGAAGGAAGTAGCCCTAAACTTAGTTTGGGTTCTGTATTGGCAACTGTAGAATTTACATTGGGAAATGATCATACTTTTAATGATGAGCCAGCTAAGATTGAATTACCAAAACAAACATCACTAACAGTTAAACTTATAGAGGTAAAATCAACTGAGACACAGGTGGAAAATAAACCTGAAGAAGCTATAGCTGTGCCAACGAAAAAAGATGCTGAAGTAGAAACAGATCCATCAATAACGATTGAGCCAAGCCAGGAAAAAGCCACTCCAAATTTGAGTGCTTGGTTTAAAGCTTTTGGTGCGCCTAAACCTACAAGTACTTTAACTAATGTTAAGAAAAAGGTTGAGGGAACTCAAACAGAAGAAAAAGTACCTGATAAAGCGAAACCTGACAGTGAACCAAAACCAATGGTCACAAAGAATACTACAGCTAAAGTGGATTCTCCTAATGATTTAAATTCTCCAATACCTGATGGTGGAGACAGTCCAATTCCAAGCGTAACTGCTACTTCACGCCAACGTAGAACTAGTACAGGGAGCTCAATTTCGGAAAGATCTTCATTCAGCCAAGATTTAGACTCTCCCAGACATCAAATGTCACACACATCACCTTTATTGCGATCTCCTGCATCTCCAAGAACCGATGACtttcaaaaaattacatatCCCATTATCAATGGTACTGTTCGTGCTGGCTTCTATCATGATACTACTTCCGTTAGAAGTAGTCCGGAGAAGAGTTGCAGCCCACGAGATGCACCACAGTCTCCTTACTCTCCTTATTCGCCACATGTCTATGCAACTAACAATGCAGGATCAGCTACTCCTATCTATTTTGTTGATCACAACAAAAGCCCTTTGCCGACATATGGCCAAAATGCTCCACCATATTACGATACCTCGAAGGCACCTTTAGTTAGCAAGCCCCCTAAAGTTCATGAAGATTATACATCTCTAAGTCCAGACTCATTTCAGCAGAATCACTTTAATGGACCCTTTTCTCCTTCGCCATCTCCTTATCCACCTGTACAAACTAATTATTCTCAGCCACAGATATCTCCACAGCCTAGCATGTCAACTTCAGAGCCTGTGAACTCTGTACAAGTATTAAGTGATCTAAAAACGTCAGTATTTCCCGTCAAGAAGAGAACATACAATGAACCCGAAAACCCAACACCTCCTAAAGCACTACCAGAAAAGGAAACTATTCGGTCTTCACCAGCTAAAAATGATTACCCGAAAAGCTCATCCTTACATCCTCATCAAAGTATGACATCAACGTCAGTAGATGATATAGCCTTGGCCCTTAGTGAAAAATCAGAagcattaaaattaaacacattCCGTGAAAAACCAAATGCTCATGATTACAATGAGCGCCATACCTCTGAACACAGAGACAACGTTTCCTATGATAACAATGCGCACAGTGACAAGAAGGAAATTCATCATATTGATCTGACAAAATCGTCCAGTACCACGAAAAAAGATAATATAGATATGGTAAATATGGGTTACATGAATGTGGAAGATAGGAGGAATAATATTGAGTCCACCGAAGTGGAATTCGTGAGCAGAGAACTTAAATCAAATATGGCGCCTCAGCATAAAGGTTTTGATATAGAAGCAATAGCAATTAATCTTGGTATTAGTAATCAGCAGTTAccaaaattgttaaataaatcattaccTGGGCCTAATATGACCCCAGCTCACACTCATGAGAGACCGCATAATGAGGTCACTACGAATCAGAACATACCTCATGCACATCATAATCAATATGATTCATTGCCACCAGCTGGGCAGCCAATGAACACGTTTTCGTTAAATGACATAGAAATGGCAAATAAGAAACTTTACGCTGCCAACAGTAATAATTCTTCTTCATCTGCTCTTGACTATGGCAATTGGAAAATGAATCAAATGCGAAAACCGGAGCTACCATCTGATTATTCAGCTAACAGTTATGCAACTAATAACGATGACAAACTAAAAACACCTGATTCTTTACCTTCAAATCCAATAAACtacaataaaaatgttcaacaatttagcaattataattatgtgcCCAGATCAAGTACTCAACGTACTCAAGAAGCACAACAAAACTTACCGGCCAAATTAAGAATACCTAATCCACGCGGACACCTAAAGGCTGATGCAATGAACCCAACGACATCGGTCGGCGATTCTGACACCTATTCAAAAAGTATGGACGCATATGCCAAGTCCCAGAAATCTGAAAAACTTGCGCAAAACCACACCATTGGTTCAGCAATACCATATAAAACACCGTACACCACCCATTCTTCACTACCAATAGAAACATTGCGGAATTTGTCAAATATACCACAAATGTTGGAACAATATTCAAATGACGAAAGATATCTTTCTAATTTTGCCAGCAATTCCACTTCATTGTACTACGACAAGCCTTTtatgtataacaaaaataaagcaaatgaagcttattatccagggaatTCTATATACTCGCAAGCGACTATTTCCAACTTGAGTATAGATAACAATAGGCTTAAAAGTACAGCGCAGCTTATAGCCGAACAAATGGATATTGACGCTAGAAAGTTCAGGGAGAGCACAAGTCAAATAATGGCTGCCAACTATGTGGTGGCTGCAGTGGCTCGCCAGCATAGAAATAACGAGGCGGCTGAGAAAATGGCGAAAACACATCAAAATCCAGCAAGTCACCAGAGCACCAGCTCGTTTCCCTTCATCGGCCATTCACAAGTTCGTGCCAGCTATCCGTTTGTTGGAGTCGAACCATCATCACCATTGTACCAACAGTATTTGCAGCGGTATCAAGAAGAGTTGCAGAGGCAAACTGGAGCTCAGATCATGGGGCTCTACCCGTCGGCTTACTCTTCGCCGCTTGGGGTACGTCAGCCCTACGATTCCATAAATCGCCCTTCCTGGCTTTAA